The Setaria italica strain Yugu1 chromosome IX, Setaria_italica_v2.0, whole genome shotgun sequence genome has a window encoding:
- the LOC101770275 gene encoding auxin transporter-like protein 3, with the protein MAAGGGVGGVADEKAPEAFGLSRHVAEAEMEEQHGGSGESSVKSKLSGFLWHGGSAYDAWFSCASNQVAQVLLTLPYSFAQLGMLSGILFQLFYGLLGSWTAYLISILYLEYRTRRERDKVDFRNHVIQWFEVLDGLLGRHWRNAGLAFNCTFLLFGSVIQLIGCASNIYYVNDRLDKRTWTYIFGACCATTVFIPSFHNYRVWSFLGLVMTTYTAWYIAVASLVNGQVEGVTHSGPTRIVLYFTGATNILYTFGGHAVTVEIMHAMWRPQKFKSIYLLATVYVLTLTLPSAAAAYWAFGDALLTHSNALALLPRTAFRDAAVVLMLIHQFITFGFACTPLYFVWEKLIGLHDCRSLCKRAAARLPVVVPIWFLAIIFPFFGPINSAVGSLLVSFTVYIIPALAHMVTFRSPQSRENAVERPPRFAGGWTGAYVINSFVVAWVLVVGFGFGGWASITNFVQQVNTFGLFAKCYQCPPHLTAPPAAPFAPPPMAPAPAMLPATVFNATGFFPPVPSPAPAPSPMMNFFLRHHHHRHHGRHGL; encoded by the exons ATGGCGGCTGGTGGTGGCGTTGGCGGCGTCGCCGACGAGAAGGCCCCCGAGGCGTTCGGGCTGAGCCGGCACGTGGCGGAAGCGGAGATGGAGGAGCagcacggcggcagcggcgagtcCAGCGTCAAGTCCAAGCTCTCCGGCTTCCTGTGGCACGGCGGGTCGGCGTACGACGCCTGGTTCAGCTGCGCCTCCAACCAG GTCGCCCAGGTGCTGCTGACGCTGCCCTACTCGTTCGCGCAGCTGGGTATGCTGAGCGGCATCCTGTTCCAGCTCTTCTACGGCCTGCTGGGCAGCTGGACGGCGTACCTGATCAGCATCCTGTACCTGGAGTACCGCACCCGTCGGGAGCGCGACAAGGTGGACTTCCGGAACCACGTGATCCAGTGGTTCGAGGTGCTGGACGGCCTCCTTGGCCGGCACTGGCGCAACGCCGGGCTCGCCTTCAACTGCACCTTCCTGCTCTTCGGGTCGGTGATCCAGCTCATCGGCTGCGCCAGCAACATCTACTACGTCAACGACCGGCTCGACAAGCGGACCTGGACCTACATCTTCGGCGCCTGCTGCGCCACCACCGTCTTCATCCCCTCCTTCCACAACTACCGGGTCTGGTCATTCCTCGGCCTCGTCATGACCACCTACACCGCCTGGTACATCGCCGTCGCCTCGCTCGTCAACGGCCAGGTCGAGGGGGTCACGCACTCGGGCCCGACCAGGATCGTCCTCTACTTCACCGGCGCTACCAACATCCTCTACACCTTCGGGGGACACGCCGTCACAGT GGAGATCATGCACGCGATGTGGCGGCCGCAGAAGTTCAAGTCCATCTACCTGCTGGCGACGGTGTACGTGCTGACGCTGACcctgccctccgccgccgccgcgtactGGGCGTTCGGCGACGCGCTGCTCACCCACTCCAACGCGCTGGCGCTGCTGCCGCGCACTGCGttccgcgacgccgccgtggtGCTCATGCTCATCCACCAGTTCATCACCTTCGGCTTCGCCTGCACCCCGCTCTACTTCGTCTGGGAGAAGCTCATCGGCCTCCACGACTGCCGCAGCCTCTGcaagcgcgccgccgccaggctcCCCGTCGTCGTGCCCATCTGGTTCCTCGCCATCATCTTCCCCTTCTTCGGGCCCATCAACTCCGCCGTCGGCTCCCTCCTCGTCAGCTTCACCGTCTACATCATCCCGGCGCTCGCGCACATGGTCACCTTCAGGTCCCCACAGTCGCGGGAG AACGCCGTGGAGCGGCCGCCGAGGTTCGCCGGAGGGTGGACGGGCGCATACGTGATCAACTCCTTCGTGGTGGCGTGGGTGCTGGTggtcggcttcggcttcggcggcTGGGCCAGCATCACCAACTTCGTTCAGCAGGTCAACACGTTCGGCCTCTTCGCCAAGTGCTACCAGTGCCCGCCTCACCTcaccgccccgccggcggctCCCTTCGCGCCGCCACCCatggccccggccccggccatGCTACCGGCGACAGTATTCAACGCCACCGGGTTCTTCCCTCCGGTTCCatcgccggctccggcgccgtcgccgatgATGAACTTcttcctccgccaccaccaccacaggcACCACGGCCGCCACGGCCTCTGA